ATTTCAGCGACTACGTCGGCTTTGTTCAGGCTATTCGTGTCATTCAGTTGGCTCTTGGTTTGGCAATACTCGCAGGCATCCTTCTGCACTTTCTCAGATTCCGAAACCTGTCCTCAGCCTTAGTCTACATTGGAAGTGTGCTCGGATCACTCGGTGTGGTCCACCATGGTCATCCGTTGGCATATCCGGTAGCGTATTCATTCTACTTTACCCATTACCCTTCGACGATTGAGGATGTAAAAAGCGTTGTGGGAGTGCGCGTCGACTTGGTAATGATAACCCTCTTTATTCTCGCGCTCGTGCTGTCCTCAATTGCATGTAGAGCCGAACCAAGCGATACAGACACCCCCGACGTGTCCGAGAAAGAGTAAAGGGCTTTTAGGGGGCAAACCAACCGGGTTGGGTATTGCTGATTTTAAACGCGAAACCTGCGCGCCGTCCCTCGCTTTCTCCACCCTCAATCCTGCGTAACATGACTGCCCTGAAATACCTGTCGCTGCCCCTGATCTGCCTGTTTGCCGTTTCTGCCTTTGCTGAGGTCAAGCCGTCGGTCGAAGTGCAAAAACTGGCCCAGTCCGAAAAAATGTGGGACGGCACCCCGCTGCCCGCCTACCCTTCGGGCCAGCCGGAAATCACCGTCATCAAGGTCACCATCCCGCCGCACGGCACCCTGGCCTGGCACAAACATCCTTCCATCAATGCCGGTTATCTCCTGTCCGGCACGCTGACCGTCATCTCCGAGGACGGCAAACAACTGGTGCTAAAACCCGGCGACGCCCTGATCGAACTGGTGGACAAATACCACTGCGGCCGCAACGACGGCGACGACCCGGTGGAAATCGTAGTCTTCTACGCGGGCAAACACGGCGTCCCCCTGTCGGTCGCCCGCCAAGGGAGCGCAAACTACGGCTCCCGCGAGAGCTGTGCTCATTGATTACGCCTCCCCAAGGACAAGCCAAAGGGGGGTGTCCCAAAGCAGTGATGTCATTCCATCTTTCTCTTTATTCTTTCTTCTTTCTCTTTCGTCAGGAACGAGCAGGGAGTTCCGAGCGAAGCGAGAAGCCTGACAAGAGGAAAGATAAAGAATTAAGAGAAAGATTCCGGCGGGTGACATCACTGCTTTGAGCTACACCCGAAGTCACCCCTCGCCCGCATTTTGCATTGAGCTTTGCCGGGGGCGGTTTAATTCCTTGGCCTTTTTCCCATGCGCATCCGCTCCTTCCAAGGGCTCCGCCCGTCACCCGCCCAAGCCGCCCAAGTCGCCTGCGTCCCCTACGACGTGATCAACAGCCAGGAGGCCGCCAGGCTCGCCGAGGGCAATCCCCTCAGCCTGCTCCACGTCATCCGCCCCGAGATCGACCTGCCCGCGGGCATCGACCTGCACTCGGACCCGGTTTACGCCAAGGCGGTGGAAAACTTCCGCGCGTTTCAGGAAAAAGGCATCCTCCAGCGCGAGCCCGGGCGCTGCATCTACCTCTACAAGCTCCGCATGGGCGCGCACGAGCAGACCGGCGTCGTGGCCGTCTTCCACACCGACGACTACAACCGCGACATCATCAAAAAACACGAGAAGACCCGCCGCGACAAGGAGGACGACCGCACCCGCATCACGCACGAACTCAGCGCCAACCCCGAGCCGGTTTTCCTCACCTACCGCGACTCGTCCGAAATCGACGCCCTCGCCGACGCCGCCGTGAAGCAGGCGCCGCTCTTTGACTTCACCGCGCCCGACGGCATCCAGCACACGGTCTGGCGCGTGGCCGGCGGCGCGGACTTCGAACACGCCTTTGCCAAAATCCCCGTCGCCTACGTGGCCGACGGACACCACCGCAGCGCCAGCGCCGCGCGCGTGGGCCGCGAACGCCGCGAGGCCAACCCCGCCCACACCGGCGAGGAGGATTACAACTGGTTTCTCGCCACCATCTTCCCCGCGTCGCAACTGCAAGTGCTCCCCTACAACCGCCTCGTCCTCGACCTCAACGGCCTCGCGTCCGAGGCGTTCCTGAAAAAAGTGCGCGCCGTTTTCACGGTCACCGAAAGCGCGTCCGACAAGCCCGCCGCGCCCGCGCACGTAAATATGTATCTCGGCGGAAAATGGTTCGGCCTCGCGTGGCAAACCGACCCGGCCGCCGATCCCGTCTCGCAACTCGACGTGAGCGTGCTCCAGGAAAAACTGCTCGCGCCCGTGCTCGGCATCGACGACCCGCGCACAAGCAAGCGCATCGACTTCGTCGGCGGCATCCGCGGCACCGGCGAACTGGTGAAACGCGTGGACGGCGGCGAGGCCGCGGTGGCGTTTTCGATGTATCCCGTGACGGTGGACCAGCTCATGGCCATCGCCGACGCCGGCCAGATCATGCCGCCGAAAAGCACGTGGTTCGAACCCAAGCTCCGCTCCGGCCTGTTCGTGCACACATTCTGACGCCGCCCCGGGATCCGTAACGCCTTGGACGAAACGGATTCGGACTTTTGG
This genomic stretch from Termitidicoccus mucosus harbors:
- a CDS encoding cupin domain-containing protein; the protein is MTALKYLSLPLICLFAVSAFAEVKPSVEVQKLAQSEKMWDGTPLPAYPSGQPEITVIKVTIPPHGTLAWHKHPSINAGYLLSGTLTVISEDGKQLVLKPGDALIELVDKYHCGRNDGDDPVEIVVFYAGKHGVPLSVARQGSANYGSRESCAH
- a CDS encoding DUF1015 domain-containing protein; the protein is MRIRSFQGLRPSPAQAAQVACVPYDVINSQEAARLAEGNPLSLLHVIRPEIDLPAGIDLHSDPVYAKAVENFRAFQEKGILQREPGRCIYLYKLRMGAHEQTGVVAVFHTDDYNRDIIKKHEKTRRDKEDDRTRITHELSANPEPVFLTYRDSSEIDALADAAVKQAPLFDFTAPDGIQHTVWRVAGGADFEHAFAKIPVAYVADGHHRSASAARVGRERREANPAHTGEEDYNWFLATIFPASQLQVLPYNRLVLDLNGLASEAFLKKVRAVFTVTESASDKPAAPAHVNMYLGGKWFGLAWQTDPAADPVSQLDVSVLQEKLLAPVLGIDDPRTSKRIDFVGGIRGTGELVKRVDGGEAAVAFSMYPVTVDQLMAIADAGQIMPPKSTWFEPKLRSGLFVHTF